In bacterium, the following proteins share a genomic window:
- a CDS encoding ATP-binding cassette domain-containing protein, translating to MTKIAFRDVTKVYPGAHRPVVDGVTFDVPEGAICMLLGTSGAGKTTLLRMVNRLVEPTSGAIVIDGRDVLQEDPIALRRRIGYVIQQVGLFPHMTVAENVRLTGEVAGRPKDEMARRADELLTLVGLEPAEYRTRYPRQLSGGEQQRVGIARALATAPGILLMDEPFGALDAITRRRLQAELLRIQRGVRTTIVFVTHDVDEAFRLGSLIAIMSEGRLVQAGTPVELLTRPADDFVRRLIGADAILRQLEYLPISVALERPTGPARPSSPVRLRADATLLEALLALLETGAPALAVAANGTEDPAGYVTLAGLAREITALREAGRPAGGSEAAGGSVPERTAR from the coding sequence GTGACCAAGATCGCGTTCCGGGACGTCACCAAGGTCTACCCCGGCGCCCACCGCCCGGTGGTCGATGGGGTGACGTTCGATGTCCCGGAAGGCGCGATCTGCATGCTGCTCGGCACCTCCGGCGCCGGCAAGACGACGCTGCTCCGGATGGTCAACCGGCTCGTCGAGCCGACCTCGGGCGCGATTGTGATCGACGGCCGCGACGTCCTCCAGGAAGATCCCATCGCGCTGCGCCGCCGCATCGGGTACGTCATCCAGCAGGTCGGTCTGTTCCCCCACATGACCGTCGCCGAGAACGTTCGCCTGACCGGCGAGGTCGCCGGCCGCCCGAAGGACGAGATGGCGCGGCGCGCCGACGAGCTCTTGACCCTCGTCGGCCTTGAGCCGGCGGAGTACCGTACACGGTACCCGCGCCAGCTCTCCGGCGGGGAGCAGCAGCGCGTGGGGATCGCGCGTGCGCTCGCCACCGCGCCCGGTATCCTCCTCATGGACGAGCCGTTCGGGGCGCTCGACGCGATCACGCGACGCCGGCTGCAGGCCGAACTCCTCAGAATCCAACGCGGGGTGAGGACGACGATCGTCTTCGTGACCCACGACGTGGACGAGGCGTTCCGGCTGGGATCCCTGATCGCGATCATGTCGGAGGGCCGCCTGGTGCAGGCCGGCACGCCGGTGGAGCTGCTGACCCGTCCCGCCGACGATTTTGTCCGCCGCCTCATCGGCGCGGACGCGATTCTGCGCCAGCTCGAATACCTGCCTATTTCGGTCGCCCTGGAGCGGCCTACCGGGCCCGCACGGCCGTCGTCACCCGTGCGTCTCCGCGCCGACGCGACTCTCTTGGAGGCGCTGCTGGCGCTGCTCGAGACCGGCGCCCCGGCGCTGGCCGTGGCCGCCAACGGGACGGAGGACCCGGCCGGCTATGTCACGCTCGCCGGCCTCGCGCGCGAGATCACCGCCTTGAGAGAGGCCGGCCGCCCGGCAGGAGGCAGCGAAGCGGCCGGAGGTTCTGTGCCGGAGAGGACGGCTCGGTGA
- a CDS encoding ABC transporter permease, with protein MRFLLNPGSYALGDSSSIPNLLAQHLVIVGIAMGISVVIALPLGVAVARYRGLHLPVVGVAGFLYTIPGLALLAVLVPITGLSTTTIVVPLVLYAQLVLIRNTAAAIQAIDPLLLDVGRAMGMSRGQLLRRVVTPLALPLVIAGVRVATVTTIGIASLASLVGAGGLGDLIFGSIQNANYDEVFAGGVVVGAVAVAADLLLLAIETAAGRWRTAAVNR; from the coding sequence GTGCGATTCCTGCTGAACCCGGGGAGTTATGCGCTCGGCGACTCGTCGAGCATACCGAACCTCCTCGCGCAGCACCTGGTGATCGTCGGCATCGCGATGGGAATCTCGGTCGTCATCGCTCTGCCGCTCGGCGTCGCCGTCGCCCGCTACCGCGGACTCCACCTGCCGGTCGTGGGCGTCGCCGGCTTCCTGTACACGATTCCGGGCCTCGCGCTGCTCGCCGTGCTCGTGCCGATCACCGGACTCAGCACCACGACGATCGTCGTCCCGCTCGTGCTCTACGCGCAGCTGGTGCTGATCCGGAACACCGCGGCGGCGATCCAGGCGATCGATCCCCTCCTGCTCGACGTCGGCCGCGCCATGGGCATGAGCCGGGGGCAGCTGCTGCGCCGGGTCGTGACGCCGCTCGCCCTGCCGCTCGTGATCGCCGGCGTGCGCGTCGCCACGGTGACGACGATCGGGATCGCGTCGCTCGCCTCCCTGGTCGGCGCGGGCGGACTCGGCGACCTGATCTTCGGCAGCATCCAAAACGCCAACTACGACGAGGTCTTCGCGGGCGGCGTCGTCGTCGGGGCGGTCGCCGTGGCGGCCGACCTGCTGCTGCTGGCGATCGAGACGGCCGCGGGGCGGTGGCGGACGGCGGCGGTGAACCGGTGA
- a CDS encoding 3-hydroxybutyrate dehydrogenase, whose translation MPAWDLNVAGKAAVVTGAGSGIGRATALALAAGGAAVCIADVRPDAARAVASEIERAGGRAITVTGDVSKPDDVRRFIGEAARSLGRLDILVNNAGLQYIAPIHEYPEEKWQLLIGVMLTGTFLCTKYALPHMMANRWGRVVNIASIHGVVASPFKSAYTAAKHGIVGFTRVLALEAAEHGITANAICPGYVRTPLVEGQIADQAKVHGIPPQDVVEKIMLEPAAIKRLLEPDEIAGAVRYLCSDLASGITGTTFLVDQGWTAR comes from the coding sequence GTGCCGGCCTGGGACCTGAACGTTGCGGGAAAGGCGGCCGTCGTGACGGGCGCCGGCAGCGGGATCGGGCGGGCCACGGCGCTCGCGCTGGCCGCCGGCGGCGCCGCGGTGTGCATCGCGGACGTCCGGCCGGACGCGGCGCGCGCGGTTGCGTCCGAGATCGAGCGCGCGGGAGGCCGCGCGATCACCGTTACAGGGGACGTGAGCAAGCCCGACGACGTGCGCCGGTTCATCGGCGAGGCCGCCCGGAGTCTCGGCCGCCTCGACATCCTCGTCAACAACGCCGGGCTCCAATACATCGCGCCGATCCACGAGTACCCGGAGGAGAAGTGGCAGCTCCTGATCGGCGTCATGCTGACGGGCACCTTCCTCTGCACGAAGTACGCGCTGCCGCACATGATGGCCAACCGCTGGGGACGCGTCGTCAACATCGCGTCGATCCACGGCGTGGTCGCGTCTCCGTTCAAGAGCGCGTACACCGCGGCCAAGCACGGCATCGTGGGCTTCACGCGGGTGCTCGCCCTCGAGGCGGCCGAGCACGGCATCACCGCGAACGCCATCTGTCCCGGCTACGTGCGCACGCCGCTCGTCGAAGGACAGATCGCGGACCAGGCGAAGGTACACGGCATCCCGCCCCAGGACGTGGTGGAGAAGATCATGCTCGAACCGGCGGCGATCAAGCGGCTGCTCGAGCCGGATGAAATCGCCGGCGCCGTGCGGTACCTGTGCAGCGACCTCGCGAGCGGCATCACCGGCACGACGTTCCTCGTCGACCAGGGCTGGACGGCGCGGTAG
- a CDS encoding lysophospholipid acyltransferase family protein has translation MARALFRLRAVGVERLPALGPAVLVANHISWLDPIIVPLVLPRKPGFLAMEELWRMPGVAWVMRTYGPLAIPLRRQAIDTTALRRAAEALRQGAWLIVFPEGGIPPAGEVRPFHRGAAMLAARAGAPIVPIAIVGTDDALPLGRIIPRRRPITVYVGDPITVPAGDRNALGDAVAQAAAQIRAMLAAARAGTDAKA, from the coding sequence TTGGCGCGCGCGCTATTCCGGCTTCGGGCCGTCGGCGTCGAACGCCTCCCGGCGCTCGGGCCCGCGGTGCTCGTCGCCAACCACATCAGCTGGCTCGACCCGATCATTGTCCCGCTCGTCTTGCCGCGCAAGCCTGGATTTCTCGCGATGGAAGAGTTGTGGCGGATGCCGGGCGTCGCCTGGGTGATGCGCACGTACGGCCCGCTGGCCATCCCGCTGCGGCGCCAGGCCATCGACACGACCGCGCTGCGCCGGGCGGCGGAGGCGCTGCGGCAGGGCGCGTGGCTGATCGTCTTTCCGGAGGGCGGGATTCCGCCGGCCGGTGAAGTACGGCCGTTTCATCGGGGCGCGGCGATGCTCGCGGCGCGCGCGGGCGCGCCGATCGTCCCGATTGCGATCGTCGGAACGGACGACGCCCTCCCGCTCGGCCGCATCATCCCGCGCCGGCGTCCGATCACGGTATACGTGGGCGATCCGATCACCGTGCCGGCCGGCGACCGGAACGCGCTCGGAGACGCCGTCGCACAAGCGGCGGCCCAAATCCGCGCCATGCTCGCCGCGGCGCGCGCCGGCACGGACGCGAAGGCGTAG